One Macrobrachium rosenbergii isolate ZJJX-2024 chromosome 10, ASM4041242v1, whole genome shotgun sequence DNA window includes the following coding sequences:
- the LOC136842817 gene encoding cuticle protein 7-like, producing the protein MNSKVILLCCLAAVSSATPDRPGYGYPAPSHPYAPPEPSYHPPEPSYHAPPKPSYHAPEPSYHAPKPSYHAPAPSYDKGMPFDFAYAVIDPYNGLDYGHNSNSDGNVVTGEYRVLLPDGRTQIVTYTADHYNGYQATVRYEGEAHYPEPQHYKPAPKYPAPAYPPPAPAYGAPAPSYEKPKPIYPSPHY; encoded by the exons ATGAATTCTAAG gtgattttgctgTGTTGCTTGGCGGCTGTGTCCTCAGCCACCCCAGACAGACCAGGCTACGGGTACCCTGCCCCTTCACACCCCTATGCTCCTCCAGAACCGTCCTACCATCCTCCCGAACCATCCTACCACGCCCCTCCTAAGCCTTCCTACCACGCTCCCGAACCATCCTATCATGCTCCCAAGCCATCTTACCACGCTCCTGCTCCATCTTATGAC AAGGGAATGCCCTTCGACTTCGCTTACGCAGTCATCGATCCCTACAACGGCCTCGACTACGGCCACAACTCCAACTCCGACGGCAATGTGGTGACGGGAGAGTACCGCGTCCTCCTCCCCGACGGTCGCACTCAGATCGTCACCTACACCGCCGACCACTACAACGGATACCAGGCGACCGTCCGGTACGAGGGAGAGGCCCACTACCCGGAACCCCAGCACTATAAGCCCGCCCCTAAATACCCGGCTCCGGCTTATCCGCCTCCAGCGCCTGCCTACGGAGCTCCAGCTCCCTCCTACGAGAAGCCCAAGCCCATCTACCCATCCCCCCACTACTAG